The region tgtttcaggTTGTAACTATATTTATCGGGCTTTCTTCACAAAGCCGGATCAATATAATTGATCTAAATATTACCTACAGTAAGTAGTGACTGTAATcctttaattattttactttGCTGATAGGTCCGGTCCTAAATTTTCGATCGATGACCATGTGATAAACACTTAAATTGtattaaaaacaatatttgtataaaaacttaatatatgtattatcTTAAATGTATCTGTGCACGTTTCTATACGTGAAGTCATTGtttctgttttaaaatttgtacatTGCCTCCTGTGATTCCATCAACTCATccagccttttctttttcttcgttACCCGCCTACCCGGCCGGTGCATCACTAGTCGTTTTAActtgtataaattaaaaaatgtaaaattataagtgtaAAAGTAAAATCTTGTGTCCAAGAATAACCTATGAACAAGAGATACAAACTTACTCccccgtcctaaaataaatttatttttaacacccattatttgttttaaaatatcattatttcCCTCATGTCTTCTCATTTCAATTAATCGCAACATTCCTCCAATCATCCTCACCTATTTTCTTAGCACATGTGCCCACCTCTAAAactgattatattttttttacggagGAGTATTAAATCTAcaattgaaaatatttcatggtatttttttgcgaatattatttaattttgataaactttATCAAactaaaagattttttaactTGCAATAAATCTAACGTGACTTGTTATTGAAAAGGGACAATTGTATATCTGATCCTACTTTGAAGGTTAAATATGGAtctgacctttttttttcgacTTTGCAAATTTgacccttttttttcaaaggcGAACCACACGTCTGACCTGGTTGGTTGATGCATGccgttagggtttaggttaaataaattaaaaaaaataaatttgaaatatgaaTGGACTATTCTGCCCCTTAGTAATATTCTCCATCTCTCTCAATTCACATTCTCAGTCTCAGATCTGAGAGGGGAGGACTGAGAGGCGGCGCTGAGCGGGGCCGAGGGCGGAGCGACGCCGAGCtagccggcgacgtcgtcgggCAAGCCGGTGGCGTCCTCGAGCAGTGGGGGGAGGCGCGCGCTGAGGAGGCCCCCGGTCCTCACCAGGGTGAGGAGGAGGGCCCGAGCGGGGTTGGGGGAAGCCGCGCCCCAGGGGCTCtcacgccggcgaggaggcgctCGCGCTGCTGCAGAtcaggcggcgccgccggtggccggcCCGGCCACAGCGGGCggtgagggaggaggcggcgccggcagccaTCGGTAGGGGAGGCGACGCCAGCGGTGGCTGGCAGTGGGAGCCGacgacgcccgcgccgccgaagGAGAGCAGGCCGGAGTGGCTCGGCGAAGAGCGCATCGAGGAGGGGCAGCTCGCCGCGCACCGCTTAGAACGAGTTGGAGTGTGTGTACTTGGCGCCCACCTCCGCAGCCTGGGTAGGAGCAGAGCATGTGcaggtttaattaattaaggaaaTAAATCAGGAATGATTAACTGATGATCGACCAACAATTAAGGGGTCGGTTGATCGGCAACCTTGTAACTTACCTTGTGTAATTTGACCGTGTGTTTGGTTTATGTTACACTTATaataagattttatttttaatatatcagCCTTACATGCTAATCACGCAATGAAGTGTGACAAACTTATCATATATTAGTGGGAGTGtggattaatttttattagccAGAGGTATTATGACAACTTTAAATAAATTGGATACATTAACCAAACGACCCCTAAAAACCACCGTTCCAGGTCAAGGATTCGCGAGGTCACGCTCGATAACGCCGGCACCGGCACGGAAGAGAGTGATACCAACCCAGATCACCGGTGCGTCCGCGCGCACGTCTGCCGGagccggagacgacgacggcggtctGCCGCTGGCAGCAGTAGGACTTGCGTGCACCTCCATGGGCCTAATACTGGGCCCTCACGCTCTCAAATGGGCTGGCATATCAGCAGGGGAAGTGGAATCCCGTCCGAACATACATGGGCCATATATTCGGCCCATCTCATCCGTCGTATATGGCTCTTATGTTGGGCCTACTTTTCAGATGGTTAATTTGTACATGGGCCTCTCCCATCAGGTGGGTCTTCCATGCGTACCCATTGCGTGTGGGCTTTGTCTTGCGATGGGCACAATAAGTTGGACCTTCCATTTTGAACGGCCCAAATAGAGATGTCAACAGAGGGAACAAACATTCTGGGCCGTCCATTTTGATGAACATGCTGGGTGCAcaattataaatgaaaaagaaatgctTCATACACGGCGTTTTATTTTGGGTGTCATTTTCACCGACTACTTGAGAGTAGGAATACAAAAGTTTTGATGGAAAATTGGGATGCATCAGTAGCGTAGTAGTAGGGATGAAACACGTGAGTTTTGAATTAATGGAATTGCTTGGTATGGTATTCTATTTTGAAATTGGACGATTTCAACGATAAATTAAACATGATATATTATCGGTATCAGATCTAATGTCGCACATGTATTAGCTGATACCAGTACTAGAACGGTTCTAACTGATACTTAGTTGGTACTACCTGATAGTAGGGTGCATCAATTAATACCCTATCGATAACTAGTGATATCAAGATGGTATCACCGATACTCGTCGGTTCTAAGATAATATTCTAAAGATAAATGATACCTTAAAATACCTtaattctaataaaaaaatgatatattgaataaaataataactaaataaaccaaGTAACGGATTGAGCGGTTGATAGTACATAAAAACCATCCTGACCATAACACCATGCGTGGTTCACCATATTCTAGTATTTCTGCTATTTGTCCCTCGTACATGTGCCTCGAATGGTGCATGAAAGGACGATGGGAGACGCACGCGCGTTGGATCACGGAGCAATCACGTGAGCTCGCTTGACGATACTACTCATATGTCGACCATATAGCGTATGCTAgcattttcattaaaataattatgctGGAGTTTAATTAGATAAGAGGTGTGAAAAAGATTCGATCGAGTTTTAACCTATAGCTCACATGGTTTTagtatatactttttttattttatactattagatttttttcatcctatatagatttatcataaattatattttgatatatatgtaaacttATGGGCATACATATGAATATGAGACGCTTTAttctatgttttttgtttaaGGAATATTTTTAAACCATTTTCTTTAATATCAAAGCACTGTATTGTACATCCATCCATTTAAATCTCTCTCCTATAATACCCTTCAGCCGATTGCAACCTCTAAAATCTAAACCCATTTGTCCATCGGATATGCCATCACCTTGTAACAGGACCACTTAATATATTTCTCTGAAATGGCATGCAGAAGTTACTCACTCCGTTTCGccatttaagattttttttagctaaattcctatggataccaataaatttaaacatacatataaactatatatatttattaataaataaagctAAAATGTACTGTGATATGAAACGAACGTAGTAATTATTTGCATCTCCCTGGTTACAGACCATATGGATACTAACAAATTTAGacaatacatataaattatatatattcataattcataaataaatctaaataggACTAAAATGTACTATGATACGAAACAAACGTAGTAATTATTTGCATCTCTCTGATTAAAAACCAGAAGCATCCTCTTCTTTCTACCATCATCTTCAGTGGTGCAATCTAGATCCTCCCCCATATCTAAAAAAACAGTACTAAAATTCTCGATCATGTCGACTATTGTTTCTGTTTTGCACCGactattttattcttatacTGTATTATATTGAAATACAACCGAAATGGCATATGCCTTTTTTACAGTTCTAgctttagaaatttttttaccacgAAAAGGCAGGAGAGCTTCATACTTTCGATTTTCATTAAAAGAAAGATTACTTACAAGAAAATAatgtacataaataaatttaactgaGATTATTAGCCATGTTGTTCACATTTATTTATCAGCTTCCTTTGCCGTATGCACATGTAGACCAAAATTTCCCTTGAAATGAAACTTCCATAAACTTGTTTGGGACAATGCTACTGaaaattaaatcattaatttctttctcACCTTATACTCCAAGATATCATTGCCACCacttcaacaaaaaaataatatctaaATTGTCTTGTAGATGTCATGATCATATTTACAAAGTTCATATGGAATTGCCTTTGAATTCCATACAATGCCTTCAAGAAGGAAGCGAACCGTTAGTGCTAGATACAACCAACTATGACCGGACTTAGAAATTTAACTCTAGAGTCAAAGAATTGGTGATCAAAGCACCACCTAGACAAAGCCTCCAATAGTTTTGCCCTCTCATCATGAGATATTACTGTCATATCTTTCAAACTTTGTCCTCTCAAAATGCACATGCCCCAAATCCATAAGGCTAATCTAAAAATGGATGAGAAGTCGTTATATGAAATACTTTGAATTGAATCCAAGTTGACTTTGGTCTATAGGAATATATGAACAATCCTGCCTAATGATGATGAAAAACGTCATTCCAAGAAGTAAATACCAAAGAGACTATCATGCCACTAGGTTAAGAAGAATGCCAACCTTCTCCAATTGTGTTGGAATGAATCCCAACCTACCAGTAGGCCACACCACCAAGGCATCAATCATAGCTAAGCCTTGAGCCCTTGACTCTGGCATAGCTCCAAGAGGCAACCCCCTTCTCCTGCAATGACTGAAGGCAGTCGGCCACTTccactcctctccctcccgtcACCAATGTCATACCTATGAGCCTACAACAATTCATCTATTGTACATCTTTCTTTCCACATGCATCCTTCACCACCAGCATTGTCCCTACATCCAATGATGAAAGGAACCCTCTACCCCCATTGACGCCGTCCATTGCTCTAGTTCATCCCCCTCTTATCTCCTCTCCATTCCTTACCATGCTAGCAGCCATGCATACTAGCAACATTACATCCTTTTAGCTATCCTTAGTAACAACATTGAATCAATTGCATAAGAGCTAAAAATTTGTCgattaaacatattttctagCAATATTGCATCATTTTAGCTGCCCTTTCcgatttttatttagtttgagGTGGATAAATACAaggaacacaactttggtcctatataaaaaatataaaaaaacacacacacaacatggATGACCAGATTACTCCAGAAGCTCCACACCCATCATGCAATTGTCACAAAAGACACCAAACCAAAGTAATAATTAGGGCATGATGACATCCACAGGCCTATCAAAGATCCAGCTAAACGGAACTGTCTTGGGCCTCTTCCTCATTTGGGCCGCTCTGTCCTGGGCCTTCTCCTCCATCCTCCGGATCTTCTGCGGCAGCGCGCACACGTAGTCCCTCGcgcgccgcccctcgccggaGAGCCCCGCCTCCAGCTCCTCCACGCGCCACCGCCGTATCAGGTGCTCGAGGATTCCACGGTAGTCGGACGCGGTGTACGTGCCGGCctgctgcgcggcggcggcgtagtgCGCGAACAGGTCGGCGTCGCGGCCGTCGTCCATGAGCGCGGCCGGCATGGTGATCCGGCGGCGCATCATGTACGCCAGCGCGCGCACGGTTGTGTCAGGGTCGGCCTCGAGGAGCCTCTCGACGACGCGGGTGTAGGCGGCCTCGTGCCGcttctcgtcggcggcgatggcgccgcaGATGCGGGCGAGCACGGCGTCGCCGTGGGCGAGGACGTTGCGGGCCGTGTTGCCGTGGGAGATGGCGGTGGCGCGCTCCTGGAAGGCGACGTAGATGAAGCCGTGGTaggggctcgccggcgcgtgCATGGGCATGCCGGAGCTGATGAGGCGGTGCACGGTGCGCTCCACCTGGCGCATGTCGAGGCGGCCGGAGAGGTACATGTACCGGTTGAGCAGGTCGCCGTGGCGGTTCTCCTCGGCGGTCCAGCCGCGGATCCAGCGAGCCCACGCGGTGTCGTCGACGCCGGTGACGTCGCGCGCCGCCTGAAACCGGTTCGCCATGCTCTGGTACGTCGGCAGCGCCTCCTCCGTCACCATGTTCCCCACCAGGCACACCAGGTGCGCGTCCGGCACGCCGGCCGCCCGCTCCCGGAGCTCGACGCACGCCGCGTGGAACCCGTCcgcgcccagctccgccgcgtCGGGCACCATGTCCGCCGGCTgccacgccgcctccaccggcttgagcagcggcagcacgTGCTCCTCCACCCACGGCTCCATCTGGTCCAGCACCTCCAGCCTCTCCGGCGCCAGGCACCTCCTCAGCTCccgcgcctcctcgccctccgcctcccgccgtgtcagcgccccgccgccgacgcccgccgtcgccaccgccgccgccgcgctcctcctGCACCGCCTGCTTCGCACCGCCACGTCAACGCCGGCCATGCACGCACACACTACTCACCACACTAGTGACACTGACAGTTAAAAACCTTACCAGAATCGGACAGTGGCGGTTGCCGGCCGTGGCTTCCACTGACGGCCGTTGCTGTTCGGATATCCAAACCTGCTCGCCGCCACCAAGGTGCACGTCGCTGCAGCCGCCATTGTCGAGCTAGCAAGCACGCTAGCTACCACTGGAATGGTCTGATCAGAGACAagaacgacgacggcgacggcgacggcgagccggcTGAATTTGGATGATAACTATATATGGATGCCACCCTTGCCTTGAATACATACGTTCGTCTCACTCtctacacacatatatatagcttggGTGAATTTgattaaatacaaattttgtttaattaattaggatttatttttaattaattggttggTGGCTGGCTGCTGCGTGCCTCGGTATATATCGTGCCGTGCAATGaccgtttttttaaaaaaatttaagcagATTCTGCATGCTGGAGGGTTGAAACTGAAATAGTTGTTCTGCAGgttgcatatttttctttcgaTTTGGAAGGATACTCGGCTAACATTTGGAAACGTGGGGCTAAGCTTACCGTCCAAATTAAGGCTTTGCCAAGAAGAGGATTAAACTAAAAGGTAAGCATCGACGTCATGGGCTAATTAAGCCTGTCGCCCTCACAATTGATGCATGAAGAATCAACAGGGTCATGATCCTCGGATCTTGTTTGAGCTTCTCTTTAAAGCCTCAGCGAAGTTACTcttgcaaccaaaaacaatTTCCCACTTTTTAGAACTCCAGAAATAATCGCCTCCATTCTTTTCGCTTAGAgcatttttatcatccttgagaaggtactatgagataccactgttttttatgtaaattttggtatatagaaaacagtgatatctcGTTGTACCTCTTTAAAGATGGGAAAAATGTTCTTTCGCTTATGATTATGctcataagtcaaaatttaaacttttaaccttaaataaaaagttagGTTTCcttatagtattttattttttttaaatcgctaataacatacgtataaaagttttatttataaattattttttatttataaacgcGAACTTCCATTTATTTCTCTGATAAGTCAAAGGTAGGCATCGACTTCTAGGAATACTGTGCCACGTCATACTGTCTAGCTGGTGACTAGAACGGCAGTTGTGATTATGTGCAAAAGTTTTCGGGATGAGTTGTTTTTTCCCTTCATTTATTTGTGACTttgtttcctatttttttcgaTTTTCTCTTATTGCATTTGAAACTTTCCAAGAGTTTTTCATGAATATGTATTATACATTGATGATACTCCTTGATATACGATCATACTTGTGATTCACCCGCAATACTATATTATACCATGACGTTGATGATACCTGAAATTAAGGGTCATACAAATATCATGATATATTAATACCTGAAAGATATTATACAAGTAACATGATATCTTTAGCATAATTTTGCAGTATCTTTGAGATACTTTCATGAATTTCTATAATACGTTGACTGTGCTCCTTGATATAGGATAATTACCGAGATTCACCCGTGATAGGCGATGATACCTAGAAGTATCATGACATTTTGAGATATTATTATAGTGGTGTCCTTGAGTTTGGtaacataattatataaatataatatcaaGGTGTTATTGAGATGGTTACTTCTAATGAAAAATCTTTTAGAGGCTTCCTCTGTCTAGCTTTGAGTTCCACACACCACACATGActaattgttttcttttttttttcctttggaaAGCGTGGCTCACCATATTTATTGTGGCCGAAAATTTGTATTGATTAACATGAATAATTGATCGGTACTCTCAATATATATCTGAATGTGCGTGGCTACTTaaagaaaagtaaatattACTTTTTTGAGTAATCAATAATGTTCTAAATGAATCTTTGCTAGCATGAACGACACGGTGAAGCAGTGAATGGTGGCCCCATACCACATCAGACATTTCACCCTAGTTCAGATAAAACAGTGTCCCTGCAGAGCCAACTGTGCCTTTGAGCAAGACTACAGCTTTACCCTTAGAGCAGACTCCCCCAACACCCCTCCTTTCTAACTctgaaaaaaacaatgaccccATGGTCAAAGAAATATAGTTACACAACGGATGAGATTGGGAAAAGAGGTTCTTATCACCACGGACACTACCATAGCATAATTCTACACCGGAGCTAGATTTGTGACTATGAGCTCCAGAGGAGGAGCGGAGATAGGGCTCTCGACAAAGTAGGAGGGTGACATCAAGACAACTGACTCCTCTTCACCGGCTTTGGTCTTTGGAGGATTTTACAATGAAAACATCCATGTGTGAACTCATCGGCCATGTCATTTTGGATCCTTGGTTAGTCGGGGTCACTGGATCCAACGTCTAAGCTGTTGTTGAGGTCACCTCCGCCACTGCAACCTCAGGCCATGAAAAGGGAAAGGAGTCACGCTGCGAAGGAGATAAGGAGGGTAGAGGAGAGGTAGGTGCGAAGCTACAAGAGAGCTGGCCATCAGAGGATGTGCGAGGAGGAGATGATGACGACGAGCTCGGGTCCAAGCTCCCGAGCTTGCTGGAGGAGTGatcgggagagagaggggagaagaaGGGTGAGAAATTGACAAGTGGGTCCCCACGTATTTAAGAGTGGGTATATAGGTCTTGTTTTTACCATAAGGTCTAAAATGCAAAATGTTTAAGTGATTTGgtcaacaaaataatattacgAGAGCTTAACTAGATATAGGTATCGATGGAAATGCAAAAGACGTCGAGAAGTGGTTTGTACAACAGGGTTGGTTTcttcgttttaaaatatatgtatttttaagatttaaatcttgtattataatataagcatCTCTCATGATACTTTAAACAGCAGAGGATGCTAGGTAGCCTTCTGACAACACTCTTGTCGATAACCTGCTTTGTCATATCGTACAAGATATTGTTTCCCTGGTCTCTCTTTATGCTATACTACTATGAGTTACCAAAAAATCAGtcataaatgattaaatgctACACATGTGCAGTCAGGCCCCCTTTGACAAAgaaaattcataggaattttagaggatttcattcctGTAGGAACTTTTTCTACAaagtcctttgaatcaaaggaatgaaccctatgaaatcataagaaatttctatggaatgtTTCTTctaatataagttttggaggaaatttaacaagaggtagaacctcatagaaaaatcctttgagtctttatctctcctcgaattcctgtgtttttcctgcgGTCCAATCGAACGaccatttctatattttcttctgTGCTTGCAATACTCTATTTTAAACATACATTTCTATCataatcctatatttttcatattcgaCCGTTCCAGTTTTTCATTCTCAATAGACCTGAAAAGCCACAATATATTAGACCACAAAATTAACCAAACACATCGTGGTACTGCATCTGACGAGATTGTTTCGCAATGAATTCTCTGACAGCAGGTAGCCGTGTCATGCAGATGCAGGCCGCCCAGCTACTGCAGACAATGACTTTGCAATCAGCTGTACACGGCCGGTGCAAGCTACAGagttctctttttctttcaagtTTTCCATTTATGTCCACAAATACTTGCACGAGATTAGATGCACCCTCCTTGTTTCTGTACTTATCCCTACggcttattataaaaaactaatttatacataaaattgatatatatatatacttaccatttttaaaacaaataaattacgattaaAATTCTACACAATgaactttaaataaaattattaaattcaaaattctttaTAAGTATGAGCGAGAGGAAGCAGGGGAACTCTGGCTCTCCTCGGTTACTCGACCAAAGCTACTTACTTTGGGGTATCATTGctccatccattttatatcCCACTATGGCCTCATTCTACATAAAAGACAGATAATTTGGATTTCTAAAGAATAATTACTATGAGTGTCGTTTAGTTTCTATGAACCATTCCTATATTTTCTTGAGAGAGCTCATGCAACCGAAGGAGATCTATCAACTTGTCATGAATCAATGCAAGGACCACCAATCAGGAGGGCATAATGTGCAGAAGAAAGTTCTCTCCCAGCTAGCTAGAGAACTTGATGATATATGACCTCCTAGCTACCATATGTGTGAAAGAAATTTGCAATGCATGTGAGAGATTCATGATAGAAAGATTTACACCCACTCAAATCTCTTAAAGAAAAATTCATACGGATTATTCTATGCATTTATTGTtattcctccattttttccCCTATTCTTATGGGACCAAATCCTTCCTTCAAACCAAATACGCTCTTAATTATCTTCCTATTTTAACCTATCTATTCTTCCAgtctaaactatatatatcgCTAGTCTATTTAAGagcattataatttttcttcgaaccatattaatctctctgaaatatgattaaaaaaaccattttAGGGGAAGCAGCCAACAAGGCCTgtgtggcggcagcggcggcagcagtaGGCACAAGCAGGCAGGCAGGGGCAATAAAAATCCCAGCTTAATTTTAGGCGAAACAGTTGCGTGAGCAgccaatgcatgcatgcagcctgAAATCCTGATTAATTCTCGTGATAATATCGGCAATGGATGGATATATGTTCAGTTTAATGCTGCTCTGAGTCATCTCTGTGTGTGCATGTACACTTGCTGCTGTGTCATAGAAAGAGGATGAAATGGCAGAGAGATGGAGAGGGTGTCATAGCGGAGTAACTGCACGTTGTGAAACAGAATTTCGTGTGGGTCACCAGAAATGCGATGACCATTTATGGGGGGTCTCAAAAATACGGTTCCcgtgtttgaccatccgtcttattagaaaaaattttaaattttttttaaaaaaataatcacatataaaatactattcataatttattatctaataaaaaatatattaatcgtaaaaaatttaaaataagataaaaagtcaaaaattataggtaaaaagtaaataattaatttattttgggacgaatgGACTATCTGTTTTTAGACTTTGGAACATCCTTCCTTTCGGTGCCAACATAGCTTGAGGTGATTTGAGGTGAGTAGGAACACTGTGTTctgatttgtcttttttttaaaaaaaaaaggtttggaATTTAGCCAAACACAATACAAGAGTACATAAACCCGTAATCCTTACATGaataatcgcaaaaaaaaaacttacaggAAGGTTACAAACAAACCTCACGCAACATAACACAATAAGGAAAGAAGTCTAAACCTCTAATAATTAAGTTCCAACCAAACTCAGAAAAAAAGTCCAACATTCCAATTTTCCGCTTCTTGCATCCCTCTTTCTCCAAAGTGTTGTCTTTGTCCTTGAAGCATCCAATATTTTGATCTTAGATGAAACTCCTTGGAACAACATTATGTATTTGTAATAATGAGAGCTTTGTGTAAGGAGTCGACCATGAAAATTCCTTTCTTTTGAGCTTTCAAACACCCCCaccttttcgcttatacttatgtttataaatcaaaattttaattttaaatcatatatttggagttgattttggagtttttttcaccaaagtttatttcccAGGCTTGgattttagattgttaagaatatgtatatattttttttattcaaaaatcatttttcatttactaTTATGTTGTTTGGCTATTTCTacgaaaaaccaaacaatcacgcCCCAAAATGAAAGTACATCCtccagttttttgttttatgttgtTAATGATTAGATCTATATATGTTGgttcattcgtcttatttaaagtttttgtgcaaatacgcaaaattataagttatttttaaagttgttttagtaataaatcaaattataacaaactaattaataattatacaattttgtaatgagaaaaatggttaaatgtaaatctaaaagtcaacgggtgaaaaaaattttaaaaaaaggagtgagtatattttttactgaagGCCAAACAAACGCTTTTGAAACTTGTACTAGGTTTCCAATTTATTCCAAACCAAGGGTCtcctaaataacatatttaggccgcgtttggTGGTATGGGGGAGAGGGTTAGGTATCCAGCGcagaaaacataataatagattagtacatgattaattaattattaattatttaaaaaatatataatagactaatatgatttttaaaacaaatttcctattaaaattttttataaaaatacaccgtttagcagtttgggaaacgTGTGTGTAAAAAACGAAAGGGTTTAGTTATCTTACCGGTGGTGCCAAACGCAGGCCTTAGAGTGATTCCATGTACCACCGTTACATTTTATTTCTAACCGGACAGTACCAAGAGAGGATCCATTCAAATGGATCAAGATCACGTGTAGGCAGTGTGACTGCAACTTATACGGTCCACTCCCAACTGATATTTCAAATCTAAGGCCTAAAATTCATTCCGGCACTATAGCATGTACGCTGGTGTACCGTAGCATTGCTAGTGTAGCTCACGCTCTAAATCAGTCATCATAAAATTGGACGAAGGTTATACTGTACAATAGCTTAACGTGCAGTCCTGTTGGGACTGTATGGGATCCTAATCCCATTCAAATAAACCATGTGCTATTTTAGTAAGTACAGTAGTAAAACTGAAGGAAGCATGCAGCCTCCAATTTCTCTCccttctatattttatttatatatatctttgaGCACGTTTGTGGAGGTGGGACCAGGTCATCGGGGCTCGAAAAAATCGATGACGTGTCTTAGTGACTGTTTGGATCtagagattttttaaagtctcttgtcatatcagatgtttggacgttaattaggagtattaaatatagacgataaaaaaattaattacataaacaattgctattttattagacaatttttttaagtctaattaaatcatgattagcaaatgtttattgtagcatcatattcgttaatcatggactaattaggctcaatagattcgtctcgtaaaatagtctagagtgtatgtgagttttattaatagtttatatttaatatttctaattagtttCTAAACATTCGGCATCCAAACATGGTCTCAGCTGTCCATCTGACAATACTGCGGTGCGGTGGTTAGAGAGATTGATTGATATGCAGTCAAATCTCAAAACGTAAACCACTAATATATGTTAAAAGTATTGGGATTTGATATGCACAAATGATATGAGTCGATTTGTcgtgaaaatttttcata is a window of Oryza brachyantha chromosome 8, ObraRS2, whole genome shotgun sequence DNA encoding:
- the LOC102722516 gene encoding acyl-[acyl-carrier-protein] desaturase 7, chloroplastic, with translation MAAAATCTLVAASRFGYPNSNGRQWKPRPATATVRFWRCRRSAAAAVATAGVGGGALTRREAEGEEARELRRCLAPERLEVLDQMEPWVEEHVLPLLKPVEAAWQPADMVPDAAELGADGFHAACVELRERAAGVPDAHLVCLVGNMVTEEALPTYQSMANRFQAARDVTGVDDTAWARWIRGWTAEENRHGDLLNRYMYLSGRLDMRQVERTVHRLISSGMPMHAPASPYHGFIYVAFQERATAISHGNTARNVLAHGDAVLARICGAIAADEKRHEAAYTRVVERLLEADPDTTVRALAYMMRRRITMPAALMDDGRDADLFAHYAAAAQQAGTYTASDYRGILEHLIRRWRVEELEAGLSGEGRRARDYVCALPQKIRRMEEKAQDRAAQMRKRPKTVPFSWIFDRPVDVIMP